Proteins from a genomic interval of Desulfonatronum thioautotrophicum:
- a CDS encoding glycosyltransferase, producing the protein MSERDRVLCIPVGLVVIGRNEGERLRGCLESLQGQGGPLVYVDSGSTDGSRELARSLGAEVVELDMSRPFSMSRARNAGFARVRELRSDVEYVHFFDGDCSVVSGWVETALRFLRDHPRVAAVCGRRRERFPERSIYNVMADREWDAPIGRAASVGGDALYRVAALSGVNGFDETLIAGEEPELCFRLRRAGWEIHRIPGEMTLHDAQILRFGQWWKRMVRGGYGSLDVFLRCKAAAPSGEGVPFAAMVQSARTWTLGWAGGAAVLMLLFALFAGTAGAVIALAIALGAWAAQGVRIARKEQTGGVDSRQALRFGLLTMLGKWAQLVGHLRYYRDRRAGRQARLIEYKGPAQAGGAGEGGRSNRAVQPDTSAWAADRARYPHHAFFREQSLWALAVYRFGQWNDRRKRGPTRWLMDRLYWLLFRIVETLTGVSFTKETVIGPGLRIHHFGNIFIHSQVRMGAGCTLRQGVTIGNKVEHGPVPVIEDNVEFGAYAQVLGDIRIGQGAKIGAMSVVLQDVPPGHTAVGIPARIISPSTN; encoded by the coding sequence ATGAGCGAACGTGATCGCGTATTATGTATTCCCGTCGGCCTGGTGGTCATCGGCCGCAACGAGGGGGAACGGTTGCGGGGGTGTCTGGAGTCGCTGCAAGGGCAGGGCGGGCCGCTGGTGTACGTGGATTCCGGGTCCACGGACGGCAGTCGGGAGTTGGCACGGTCTCTGGGCGCGGAGGTGGTGGAGCTGGACATGAGTCGGCCGTTTTCCATGTCCAGGGCCCGCAACGCCGGGTTTGCCAGGGTGCGCGAGCTGAGGTCGGACGTCGAGTACGTGCATTTTTTCGATGGTGATTGCAGCGTGGTTTCCGGATGGGTGGAAACGGCCCTGCGTTTTTTGCGGGATCATCCTCGCGTCGCGGCCGTGTGCGGTCGTCGGCGGGAGCGCTTTCCGGAACGCTCCATCTACAACGTCATGGCTGACCGGGAATGGGATGCCCCGATCGGCCGGGCGGCGTCCGTGGGTGGGGATGCCCTGTACCGGGTGGCCGCCTTGTCCGGCGTGAATGGCTTTGACGAGACCCTGATCGCCGGGGAGGAGCCGGAACTGTGCTTCCGGCTGCGCCGGGCCGGCTGGGAAATCCACCGCATTCCCGGCGAAATGACCCTGCACGACGCCCAGATTCTGCGTTTCGGCCAGTGGTGGAAGCGGATGGTCCGGGGCGGGTACGGGTCGCTGGATGTCTTTCTACGATGCAAGGCGGCGGCTCCGAGCGGAGAAGGCGTTCCGTTCGCGGCGATGGTCCAGAGTGCGCGCACCTGGACCCTGGGTTGGGCCGGTGGTGCCGCGGTATTGATGCTTCTGTTCGCGCTTTTCGCGGGCACGGCTGGTGCCGTGATCGCCCTGGCGATTGCGCTCGGCGCATGGGCGGCCCAGGGTGTCCGCATTGCCCGCAAGGAACAGACCGGCGGCGTGGATTCGCGCCAAGCTCTGCGCTTCGGCCTGCTGACCATGCTTGGCAAGTGGGCCCAGCTTGTGGGGCATCTGCGATACTATCGGGACCGCCGGGCCGGACGCCAGGCCCGGCTGATTGAGTACAAGGGCCCTGCCCAGGCCGGCGGAGCAGGAGAGGGGGGCCGTTCCAATAGGGCCGTACAGCCGGATACATCGGCCTGGGCCGCGGACCGGGCCCGTTATCCGCACCATGCCTTTTTTCGAGAGCAGTCCCTGTGGGCCCTGGCCGTGTACCGCTTCGGCCAATGGAACGACCGCCGCAAGCGCGGCCCCACCCGCTGGCTCATGGATCGCCTGTACTGGCTGCTGTTCCGGATCGTGGAAACCCTGACCGGGGTCAGCTTCACCAAGGAGACGGTCATCGGCCCCGGATTGCGCATCCATCATTTCGGCAATATCTTCATCCACTCCCAGGTCCGGATGGGCGCGGGCTGCACCCTGCGCCAGGGCGTGACCATCGGCAACAAGGTCGAGCACGGGCCGGTCCCAGTCATCGAAGACAACGTGGAGTTTGGGGCCTATGCCCAGGTCCTGGGCGACATCCGCATCGGCCAGGGCGCGAAAATCGGGGCCATGAGCGTGGTCCTCCAGGACGTGCCGCCCGGGCATACAGCGGTGGGCATTCCGGCCCGGATTATTTCTCCTTCCACCAACTGA
- a CDS encoding AAA domain-containing protein, which yields METLLLVLGPPGSGKTEMIRELVSTHMGLDRKILVVANTNRAVDEALSRVISGPNRSSVWRIGYEDSVDEALHGTTLGGMAGPSGLAPLADRIVTARMKIKDKRVIGATISSLLSNRYDKYLEDIDLVVIDEAGQINIPLSMGALSYGRIAVLIGDHNQLPPIVQSQSEESRRLIGTKGIQSGPVQPLDVSLFESLYAWMKSEQNECLVELQEQHRMNDSICAVASAMWYDGHLRPATRQIASSRLDISVKGDQIIAEALDPQRPVIFVDIPLGDARTPRTNIIEARNAVDLVESLIKFGFNPEEEQSLAVISPYRAQIALLRRELAERLGNRNNLWERRVDTVDRFQGGEADVVIFSLASYTDTPSKHVADEHRLNVAMTRARKKVILLGNHASLKREPVFDRLFTTFEAENVLSYRNWRVVGG from the coding sequence ATGGAAACGTTGCTCTTGGTTCTTGGACCGCCTGGTTCTGGAAAAACCGAGATGATCCGGGAACTGGTGTCCACACATATGGGGCTGGACCGAAAGATCCTTGTGGTCGCCAATACGAACAGGGCCGTTGATGAGGCGCTCAGTCGAGTGATCAGCGGTCCAAATAGGAGCAGTGTCTGGCGCATAGGATATGAAGACAGCGTGGACGAGGCCTTGCATGGGACTACCCTTGGCGGAATGGCAGGCCCCAGCGGACTCGCCCCCCTTGCCGACCGGATCGTCACTGCCCGCATGAAAATCAAGGACAAGCGGGTCATCGGTGCGACGATCAGTTCCCTTTTGTCCAACCGCTACGACAAGTACCTCGAAGACATTGACTTGGTTGTCATCGACGAGGCCGGTCAGATCAACATTCCTCTCTCTATGGGCGCACTTTCATATGGTCGCATTGCTGTGTTGATCGGGGATCACAATCAACTGCCGCCGATCGTGCAGTCACAAAGTGAGGAGTCCCGCAGATTAATCGGCACAAAAGGTATTCAGTCAGGCCCCGTGCAACCGCTTGACGTTTCCTTGTTCGAAAGCCTGTATGCATGGATGAAAAGCGAACAAAACGAATGTCTTGTTGAGCTGCAAGAGCAACACCGAATGAACGATTCCATTTGCGCGGTCGCTTCAGCCATGTGGTATGATGGACATTTGCGGCCCGCAACCCGACAAATCGCCAGCTCGCGTCTCGATATCTCCGTCAAGGGTGACCAAATCATTGCTGAGGCGCTTGATCCTCAACGACCTGTGATATTTGTGGACATCCCGCTGGGCGATGCCAGGACGCCGCGCACAAACATCATCGAAGCCCGAAATGCCGTGGACCTTGTCGAATCGCTGATCAAATTCGGCTTCAACCCGGAGGAGGAGCAATCACTTGCCGTCATATCACCTTACCGTGCCCAGATCGCATTGTTGAGGCGCGAACTTGCTGAACGCTTGGGAAACCGGAACAACCTCTGGGAGAGACGGGTTGATACTGTAGATCGCTTTCAGGGTGGAGAAGCGGATGTCGTAATTTTCTCACTGGCCAGTTATACGGATACCCCTTCAAAGCATGTCGCCGACGAACATAGACTGAACGTAGCCATGACCAGGGCGAGAAAAAAGGTCATCCTGCTCGGAAATCATGCATCTCTCAAACGCGAACCGGTCTTTGACCGCCTGTTCACGACCTTCGAGGCCGAAAATGTTCTGTCCTATCGGAATTGGAGGGTCGTGGGCGGATGA
- a CDS encoding NERD domain-containing protein → MPIQVWSGTPSFEYTHEGEALGVFLREMHNTYGADRETYHVLYNFLAGNQPIDLAVLKHKGLFVIELKHVGGPVTGGENGPWSIRDGNREVPLRGGKHLNPFLQVAHYRQNLIALMKEHHARFLSTRTSLPRLDQVQATVALSPVMPDGSRLDLPRTPWFRIIGLNELHLDVFRRTTPAFALTDEEQQRLIESVLRLTEQDIYRFIPRPSSKKALATTSYPTPTPSDTTQKPSTKRMVPTGLGDDFVAVLSGESAPINCIRGTLEGIEQLKESGFLLHIRSDEQSAPVVKVRVQGPSVHCISHLRNRIGARRTIRLACHHLWDRQSFFDTNTNSVVILEPDWLINVTDFVNVDYCERQLALNLFSPRPGSSATLRGSLFHRITPLLWLGTNQSDQERFRNDFLEEAFYEMILTNSHPESVDLDAQPHIQRIEAWFDKKRNIFGKMRSETFIIEPRLGMQGKLDAVWEKDRKIIALGEFKTSRCWGARVQFGHEIQALAYALMLAVKTGMRPPNLPRTSVLYTKNDILDPGDLAVNVEREVALVWQNLRKAIDKRNELVKVNLTGEALFAANENKCRKCQQSDNCGKIALLGRHEDTRSMPTKHWMQGAASFDPDEQDQRIFKHYERLLVQELEAVKASQARIWRTHAQDRIDDGKALRVAACKPISEAKNVFRVQA, encoded by the coding sequence ATGCCAATACAAGTCTGGTCAGGTACACCATCTTTTGAGTACACGCACGAAGGGGAAGCTCTTGGTGTTTTTTTACGTGAGATGCACAACACTTACGGTGCAGATCGCGAAACATACCATGTACTCTACAACTTTCTGGCAGGTAATCAACCTATCGATCTTGCCGTTTTGAAACATAAAGGCCTTTTTGTCATTGAACTCAAGCATGTTGGCGGTCCGGTCACTGGAGGTGAAAATGGCCCTTGGAGCATTCGTGATGGAAACAGGGAGGTTCCGCTCAGAGGCGGCAAGCACCTTAATCCCTTCCTGCAGGTAGCCCATTACCGCCAAAACCTGATTGCGCTGATGAAGGAACACCACGCAAGATTCCTTTCCACGCGTACATCACTTCCACGCCTGGATCAGGTTCAGGCGACAGTTGCACTGAGCCCTGTCATGCCGGATGGCTCGCGTCTTGATCTGCCCAGAACGCCCTGGTTCCGAATTATCGGCCTGAACGAACTGCACCTGGACGTCTTTCGACGAACAACCCCGGCTTTTGCCCTGACCGATGAGGAACAGCAAAGGCTGATTGAATCCGTGCTTCGTTTGACTGAGCAGGACATTTACCGTTTTATTCCCCGCCCATCATCTAAAAAAGCCTTGGCGACAACCTCTTATCCAACTCCTACTCCCAGCGATACTACACAAAAACCCTCCACCAAGAGAATGGTACCGACCGGACTGGGTGATGACTTTGTTGCCGTATTGTCCGGTGAGTCCGCGCCGATCAACTGCATTCGTGGCACCTTGGAGGGGATAGAGCAACTCAAGGAATCAGGTTTCCTCTTACACATCCGAAGTGATGAACAGTCCGCTCCGGTGGTCAAGGTTCGAGTTCAGGGTCCGTCCGTGCATTGTATCAGCCATTTGAGGAATCGGATAGGAGCAAGGCGCACCATACGCCTGGCATGTCATCATCTCTGGGATCGGCAAAGTTTTTTCGATACAAATACCAACAGCGTGGTGATACTTGAACCGGATTGGCTGATTAATGTCACGGATTTTGTCAACGTGGATTATTGTGAACGCCAATTGGCGCTCAACCTTTTCTCACCCAGACCAGGAAGCAGTGCGACCCTGAGGGGCTCTCTTTTTCACAGAATCACCCCGCTTCTCTGGCTTGGAACCAATCAGTCCGACCAGGAGCGTTTTCGGAATGACTTCCTTGAGGAAGCATTTTATGAAATGATCCTGACAAATTCTCATCCCGAAAGTGTTGATCTGGATGCCCAGCCACACATCCAGCGTATTGAAGCATGGTTTGATAAAAAGCGGAACATTTTTGGCAAGATGCGGTCTGAAACATTTATCATCGAACCTCGCTTGGGGATGCAGGGCAAGCTTGACGCTGTATGGGAAAAAGACCGGAAGATCATTGCCTTAGGCGAGTTCAAAACCAGCCGATGCTGGGGGGCGCGTGTCCAGTTCGGGCACGAAATCCAGGCTCTTGCCTATGCCTTGATGCTTGCCGTCAAGACAGGAATGCGCCCCCCCAACCTTCCACGGACATCCGTTCTATATACCAAGAACGATATTCTTGATCCCGGCGATTTGGCCGTGAATGTGGAGCGGGAGGTTGCTCTCGTCTGGCAGAACTTGCGCAAGGCCATCGACAAACGCAACGAGCTGGTCAAGGTGAATCTGACAGGTGAGGCCCTTTTTGCAGCCAATGAAAACAAATGTCGCAAATGCCAGCAAAGTGACAATTGTGGGAAAATTGCCCTGCTGGGCAGACATGAAGACACACGGAGCATGCCCACAAAGCATTGGATGCAGGGAGCGGCCTCCTTCGACCCGGATGAACAAGATCAGCGCATCTTCAAGCATTACGAACGGCTGCTGGTGCAGGAATTGGAAGCTGTGAAAGCTTCGCAGGCCAGGATATGGCGTACCCATGCCCAGGACCGTATCGACGATGGAAAGGCATTGCGGGTTGCGGCCTGCAAGCCCATTTCAGAAGCCAAAAACGTTTTCAGGGTTCAAGCCTAA
- a CDS encoding AAA family ATPase — protein MSITSITIQNFKGIKDKTTVHFKPITLLFGPNSAGKSTIIQALHYIKQVFVNRNLDADVSFAYDGEIRSGGFEHIITSHDFSKEMILGICINKYHNIKESEKKYGFNPLIINELIEHEKEIYVELYIIWDSLKMKPIVKSYSLFIGGMKVLSIEYILHSNLTKLVYFNIDHFIFEKEMLYRYPEFIYEFKLDEKEKYTYKTAFEKIFNDYFNNKNHIYDYDFLQHAVDCALPKSDFNSVSLKISDEEYEIDDDAMPMLVKADPRMPFFEGIIFKKLLKSYGLVKNELIDNLRIGPLRSLPLRLEENQVPRQDRFITGKAAWNILFGSDEDFIKKFNYWINERLETGYKAKIIHYKEVESRFSDSEIDDDLKDVYKKAPIKKKLIFISKNNNEVMLQDVGFGFSQILPVIVATLMSKKETSQIYFRDRKYGDFDKGIISIEQPELHIHPKLQVELGDLFIEQSKKDKVIFLIETHSEHLLLRILRRIRETTNGTLAEGLTPIQAEDVSVKYVENIEMDGYRRSVVREMPLNKQGELVKAWPGGFFEEGLREVF, from the coding sequence ATGAGCATCACGTCGATCACAATTCAAAATTTCAAGGGGATTAAGGATAAAACAACAGTTCATTTTAAGCCAATAACGTTGCTTTTTGGACCAAATAGTGCCGGAAAAAGTACAATAATTCAGGCATTACACTACATAAAACAAGTTTTTGTCAATAGAAATCTTGATGCAGATGTTTCATTCGCTTACGATGGAGAAATAAGATCTGGTGGATTTGAACATATTATCACATCTCATGATTTTTCAAAAGAAATGATATTAGGAATTTGCATTAACAAATACCATAACATTAAAGAAAGTGAAAAAAAATATGGATTTAATCCGCTCATTATCAATGAACTGATAGAACATGAAAAAGAAATTTATGTTGAGTTATATATAATATGGGATAGCTTGAAAATGAAGCCAATTGTTAAATCTTATTCACTTTTCATAGGTGGGATGAAGGTTTTATCGATAGAATATATTTTACATAGCAATTTAACGAAATTAGTATATTTTAACATCGATCATTTCATATTTGAAAAAGAAATGCTTTATAGATATCCAGAATTTATTTATGAGTTTAAACTTGATGAAAAGGAAAAATATACTTATAAAACAGCATTTGAAAAAATATTTAATGACTATTTCAACAATAAAAATCATATTTATGATTACGATTTTCTTCAGCATGCTGTTGACTGCGCATTGCCTAAAAGCGACTTTAATTCTGTATCATTAAAAATTTCTGACGAAGAATATGAAATTGATGATGATGCTATGCCTATGCTTGTAAAAGCAGATCCAAGAATGCCTTTTTTTGAAGGCATAATATTTAAAAAACTTTTAAAATCATATGGTTTAGTTAAAAATGAATTGATTGATAACTTACGCATAGGACCATTGAGAAGTTTGCCATTAAGACTGGAGGAAAATCAAGTTCCGCGACAGGATAGATTTATAACTGGAAAAGCTGCATGGAATATTCTGTTTGGTTCTGATGAAGATTTTATCAAAAAGTTCAATTATTGGATTAATGAGCGACTTGAAACTGGTTATAAAGCAAAAATAATTCATTACAAAGAAGTCGAATCCAGATTTTCAGATTCAGAAATAGATGATGACCTAAAAGATGTTTATAAAAAAGCTCCAATAAAAAAGAAATTGATTTTCATCAGTAAAAACAATAATGAGGTTATGCTTCAAGATGTAGGATTTGGTTTTTCACAAATTTTGCCAGTCATTGTTGCAACGTTGATGAGTAAGAAAGAGACAAGCCAAATATATTTCCGTGACAGAAAATACGGTGATTTTGATAAAGGAATAATATCAATAGAACAACCAGAATTACACATACATCCTAAATTACAGGTAGAACTTGGGGATTTATTTATTGAACAATCTAAGAAGGATAAGGTAATTTTTTTAATTGAGACACATAGCGAGCATTTATTGCTACGGATTTTGCGAAGAATTCGGGAAACCACCAATGGGACATTAGCGGAAGGACTAACTCCGATCCAGGCAGAAGATGTCAGCGTGAAGTATGTGGAGAATATTGAGATGGATGGATATCGGCGGAGCGTTGTTCGTGAAATGCCGCTGAACAAACAAGGTGAGTTGGTCAAGGCGTGGCCGGGGGGTTTTTTTGAGGAAGGCTTGCGGGAGGTTTTCTGA
- a CDS encoding ATP-binding protein, with protein MMLDELQELVTRGESATLELKKSTAQLRRAAETLCGMLNADGGKVLIGVTAEGRIVGQQITDKTLRELADILQKFEPAPTIIQQRVRLENGLEILLLEAFTNVESQPYIFDGRPYQRIESTTSVMPREVYQRLLSERATGWLRWENQPAEDVQLADLDQEEILRTVRLGLAAGRLSESTGSDVPDILNRLNLAPSAKPNNAAIVLFGTRFMPDYPQCQLRMARFRGVNKSQFLDQRQIEGHAFALLEEAMLFLRRHLPVAGRVIPGLFEREDEPLFPLEALREALVNAFCHRDYTIIGGAVSLAIYDDRLEIWSDGLLPFGLKPEDLKLEHASRPRNPLIAQVFYLRGMIERWGRGTQKIVELCVKAGHPEPEFGEQAGSVWVRFLPSGYTPPLRIAHNLTERQRIILHALANSPSLAFRNIQESISDSPPERTLREDLILLRKLGLIESSGFGRGAVWRLKRTDE; from the coding sequence ATGATGCTCGATGAATTGCAGGAACTGGTTACCAGGGGCGAGTCGGCAACGCTGGAACTGAAAAAGTCCACGGCCCAGTTGCGCCGGGCGGCCGAAACCCTTTGCGGCATGCTCAACGCCGACGGGGGCAAGGTGCTGATCGGCGTGACCGCTGAAGGCCGGATTGTCGGGCAGCAGATCACGGACAAGACCCTGCGGGAGTTGGCGGATATCCTGCAAAAATTCGAGCCCGCCCCGACCATTATCCAGCAACGCGTCCGCCTGGAGAACGGCCTTGAGATTCTGCTGCTGGAGGCATTCACCAACGTCGAAAGCCAGCCGTACATTTTTGATGGCCGCCCCTATCAGCGCATCGAATCCACGACGTCCGTCATGCCCCGTGAGGTGTACCAACGACTGCTCAGCGAACGCGCCACCGGGTGGCTGCGCTGGGAAAACCAACCTGCAGAAGATGTTCAGCTCGCTGACCTGGATCAGGAGGAAATCCTGCGCACTGTTCGTCTTGGCCTTGCCGCGGGCCGGTTGTCGGAATCCACGGGCAGTGATGTGCCTGATATCCTGAACCGCTTGAATCTCGCTCCATCGGCCAAACCCAACAATGCGGCCATCGTCCTCTTCGGTACCCGCTTCATGCCGGACTATCCGCAGTGCCAGTTGCGCATGGCCCGCTTTCGCGGCGTAAACAAGTCCCAGTTCCTCGACCAGCGCCAGATTGAAGGCCATGCCTTTGCTCTTCTTGAGGAAGCCATGCTCTTTCTGCGCCGCCATTTGCCTGTGGCGGGCCGCGTCATTCCCGGGCTGTTCGAACGGGAAGACGAGCCGCTTTTTCCCCTGGAAGCCTTGCGGGAAGCCCTGGTCAACGCCTTTTGCCACCGGGATTACACCATCATCGGCGGCGCGGTCAGCCTGGCCATCTACGACGACCGCCTGGAAATCTGGAGCGACGGGCTCCTGCCCTTCGGTCTGAAGCCCGAAGACCTCAAGCTCGAACACGCCTCCAGGCCGCGCAACCCGCTTATCGCCCAGGTTTTCTACCTGCGCGGGATGATCGAGCGCTGGGGGCGCGGTACCCAGAAGATCGTGGAACTGTGCGTCAAGGCTGGCCACCCGGAACCGGAATTTGGCGAACAAGCCGGCAGCGTCTGGGTCCGCTTTCTCCCCAGCGGCTACACCCCGCCGCTCCGGATAGCCCACAACCTGACCGAGCGGCAACGAATCATCCTCCACGCCCTCGCCAACTCGCCCTCACTGGCTTTTCGAAATATCCAGGAAAGCATATCCGATTCACCACCGGAAAGAACTTTACGTGAAGACCTGATTCTCTTGAGAAAACTTGGACTTATTGAGTCTTCAGGTTTTGGGAGAGGGGCTGTGTGGCGGTTAAAACGCACTGATGAATAA
- a CDS encoding type I restriction-modification system subunit M N-terminal domain-containing protein produces the protein MDLKEIFQKLNQEGVDARNYVEQLAWLFFLKAFDEAEARGEEEGR, from the coding sequence ATGGATTTGAAAGAAATATTCCAAAAGCTCAACCAGGAAGGCGTGGATGCCCGCAACTATGTGGAGCAGCTGGCCTGGCTGTTCTTTCTGAAGGCTTTTGACGAGGCGGAAGCGCGCGGGGAAGAGGAAGGGCGGTGA
- a CDS encoding sigma-54-dependent transcriptional regulator: MKNSSKVLISWIAVNNDPYERDVSSGEFRLIDGAPIPGPTLTVLFDDDSPYREQIRDVVLLHGKGGDQGGSREQRAVAETVAAIREKAPGLRVHLEAWPGNDPTDHHDIFAFLQTLIPSLRKRFAGRELVIHISPGTPSMQTIWVLMAETGFVDPPFRLIKSYRRKDRKGRGAVADVSLGLDTFYRAYKASRPLQISADEQSVILDPGRFRTEQMRRLFAEARRFARLNVPLLIHGERGTGKTTLAAWVRLNSPFRRPELDHCWPCVACGQYSPETMRAELFGYRKGAFTGAMRDREGLLAAANGDTLFLDEVGDVSRELQRLLIKALEEKQYHPLGDDQPRKSDFRLLTATNIDPARLKERLDPDFLDRISLMTLHIPPLREIRDEMPWLWETVFAQARQRTGIATPRALLSDKQHKSMASRLMQHPLPGNLRDLFRAAYRLIAVRSDPDEPLSPDDAIDYALECLETRDNLSFSGDAVSKEVARAFAESKPLDSILEIGGPLPSKQVEADLKAFMAGELKRYAKRHGLPLAEISDVTERTLRTWLDRKG; the protein is encoded by the coding sequence ATGAAAAATTCCAGCAAAGTCCTCATCTCCTGGATAGCCGTGAACAACGACCCGTATGAGCGGGACGTTTCCAGCGGAGAATTTCGCCTGATTGACGGTGCGCCCATCCCCGGTCCGACCCTGACCGTGCTCTTTGACGACGATTCGCCGTACAGGGAACAGATCCGCGATGTTGTCCTGTTGCACGGGAAAGGTGGCGACCAGGGCGGCTCTCGGGAGCAGCGCGCCGTTGCCGAGACCGTGGCGGCCATCCGGGAGAAAGCCCCTGGATTGCGCGTACACCTGGAGGCCTGGCCCGGAAACGACCCCACGGATCATCACGACATCTTCGCTTTTCTCCAGACACTCATTCCCAGCCTTCGCAAACGCTTTGCCGGACGGGAGCTGGTCATCCACATCAGCCCGGGCACGCCGTCCATGCAGACCATCTGGGTGCTGATGGCGGAAACGGGGTTCGTGGACCCTCCGTTCAGGCTGATCAAGTCCTATCGCCGGAAAGACCGGAAGGGCCGCGGGGCCGTCGCCGATGTTTCGCTGGGATTGGACACGTTTTACAGGGCCTACAAGGCCTCCCGCCCCTTGCAGATCTCGGCGGATGAACAGTCCGTGATCCTGGATCCGGGCAGGTTCCGCACGGAGCAAATGCGTCGGCTGTTTGCCGAGGCCCGCCGTTTTGCCCGGCTCAACGTGCCCTTGCTGATCCATGGCGAACGGGGGACCGGCAAGACCACCCTGGCCGCCTGGGTCCGCCTGAACAGTCCGTTTCGCCGCCCTGAACTGGACCATTGCTGGCCCTGCGTGGCCTGCGGGCAGTACAGCCCGGAAACCATGCGCGCCGAGCTGTTCGGCTACAGGAAGGGGGCATTTACCGGGGCAATGCGGGACAGGGAAGGGCTTTTGGCCGCTGCCAACGGCGATACGCTCTTTCTGGACGAGGTGGGCGACGTGTCCCGGGAATTGCAGCGCCTGCTGATCAAGGCTCTGGAGGAAAAGCAGTATCACCCTTTGGGCGATGATCAGCCCAGGAAAAGCGACTTCCGTCTGCTGACCGCTACCAACATCGACCCGGCCCGGCTCAAGGAACGCCTTGATCCGGATTTCCTTGACCGCATCAGCCTGATGACCCTGCACATCCCGCCGCTGCGCGAAATCCGCGACGAGATGCCATGGCTTTGGGAGACGGTGTTTGCACAAGCCCGACAACGCACCGGCATCGCAACACCCCGCGCCCTGCTCAGCGACAAACAGCACAAGTCCATGGCATCCAGGCTGATGCAACACCCCCTGCCCGGCAATCTGCGTGACCTGTTCCGGGCGGCCTACCGCCTGATCGCGGTCAGGTCCGATCCGGACGAACCGCTTTCGCCGGACGATGCCATTGACTATGCCCTGGAATGCCTCGAAACAAGGGACAACCTGTCCTTTTCCGGTGATGCCGTTTCCAAAGAGGTTGCCAGAGCCTTTGCCGAGTCGAAACCTTTGGATTCCATCCTGGAAATTGGGGGGCCGCTGCCCTCCAAACAGGTGGAAGCCGACCTGAAGGCTTTCATGGCCGGAGAGCTGAAACGCTACGCCAAGCGCCACGGCCTGCCCCTGGCGGAAATCTCCGATGTCACGGAACGGACCCTGCGGACTTGGCTGGACAGGAAAGGATGA